In Paenarthrobacter sp. GOM3, a single window of DNA contains:
- a CDS encoding nucleoside deaminase, producing the protein MSATEPYHADHMAWMGLALDEARLALTTDDVPIGAVVLGPDGGVLGSGRNEREAHGDPTAHAEVVAIRQAAASLRRRAAETGASGDGWRLEDCTLVVTLEPCAMCAGAIVLARIPRVVFGAWDEKAGAVGSVFDILRERRLNHWVEVYAGVREEECAALLREFFASHRVPGGEQRPF; encoded by the coding sequence ATGAGCGCCACCGAGCCGTATCACGCAGACCACATGGCCTGGATGGGCCTTGCCCTCGACGAGGCCCGGTTGGCGCTGACAACCGATGACGTACCGATCGGCGCCGTCGTCTTGGGGCCCGACGGCGGCGTGCTGGGTTCCGGGCGCAACGAACGGGAAGCACACGGGGACCCGACCGCGCACGCGGAGGTGGTAGCCATCCGCCAGGCGGCGGCTTCTTTGCGTCGCCGGGCAGCCGAGACCGGCGCCTCCGGTGATGGTTGGCGACTTGAGGACTGCACCTTGGTGGTCACCCTTGAACCGTGTGCAATGTGTGCCGGCGCCATCGTCCTGGCCCGAATTCCCCGCGTGGTTTTTGGCGCCTGGGATGAGAAGGCCGGGGCTGTGGGGTCAGTGTTCGACATCCTCCGCGAGCGCCGACTCAACCACTGGGTGGAGGTTTACGCGGGCGTCCGCGAGGAGGAATGCGCGGCGCTTCTCAGGGAGTTCTTCGCTTCGCATCGCGTGCCCGGCGGGGAGCAGCGCCCCTTCTAA
- a CDS encoding DUF6531 domain-containing protein translates to MTEFVEMALLPDSDAGHGGRFVYGVAESVKGAFESAASRVLELSGSRGPLVSGAGEDFRGHFSEVFAANAATAARDAAELAAALRTVAGYVGTMIDAAREEDARRRRNNEWVRRHNNRNLFELIGDAWGGEAPRPNMEPGSAPSFPSESPVPGSRQTPGPGGGYGGGTSSARPESLRSFAASSRGLDDGIASVPGSLEGELSSFAAQCSWGRIDASGVVTAFREYLRLNEADAAWAVVVADAFAAAGSEGAVSTLSDAAVNEALAAAGVSGTRTGLVIDPPTAAGAMPTSGYANDPVNTATGNFIEPETDLGFAGAGADLAVTRMYNSLGSGLAAPGVFGPGWASVLDQHLAFSDEGCRWVMADGRAVDFPREGAGWARAVGENYWLSREDASTPWLAELTSIPAGVSEVLVVADNQGTWWAYTTGGVWLGTGAAPGRTISAHRGDGLDGGGTGVVVRLVHVRGRFVEFDYVDGVVGVVRSSDGRRVEYGYDAEGRLVTVGTETGTRTYRWNEAGLIGSVVSAAGVVEAENTYDEAGRVVLQVTQHGRRTRFAYLPGRVTVVSDEDGSRSNSWVADSKGRLVGVLDAEDRRQSMSYDAHSNLVSLTERDGSVTVHGYDARGRKIRTVTPEGADLTYGWDDQDRLTTLVTASGATVTYEYADEISRDPSVVVDPLGGRTELQWRDGLLTQVTDPVGVTIGFEYDDFGDLIGTRNAAGDTARIVRDQAGRPVTAVSPSGAMTRFSYDAAGVLVRRQDPDGAVWAFEHDTAGRITAVIAPDGGRTVFGYAPNGELVSTTDPLGRVVERVFDELGNLTAAVLPDGASWGFIHDNLSRLVSVTDPAGHDWAREYDTVGALTAVVDPTGVRTGAVTDRRAGTASLTDAFTTNTFSFDEYGRPTKVESVDGSAELVSYDAAGNPVELVDGEGGLTVLGRDAAGKITSITSPTGAVTRFEYDHCGRPFRSIDPVGAVTVLSYDPDQRLTARRLPGGEVETFAYDACGRLTAKHTPGEGTARYGYDKCGRLSFSQDPWYGTRRFTYNTAGELVATTNGVGGRTRFEYDTRGRLTRITDPTGGVTTRTYTATDQVETVTDPLGRVTTATYDPAGRQISQTNPDGHTTTWTYDAAGREATTSVDGSLITAITRDLPARRVLITDHTGGAGYAVEHELCFDRRGHLTRRTTGDQTLTWEYDGDGNRTGFTTGAGTTTYTRDPAGRVTAVSNPLLGDATFTHDASGRIVSATAGNYAQSWVYRDGALIEHTRTTTDDPGSADVTLIGREDGGRITALSRGGATTRYGYDTAGQLTTAKTGTTSAVVGWEYDAGGRLLRETTPTGARTFAYDAAGQLSAVTEPDGARTGYVYDGLGRRVRAIGPDGSWTEYAWGPTGYLTGTLEKDRDGAEQARHRLHVDALGELAAVNGTPLWWDTAAPVPTLAGANSTQVLSLPGGVTGIGDAFTAPGWRAARPTDQHDPWAALGTPTNPTPGSPATNGAGPAGAGVGAGLGGVLPAGVSLTAGGGIDIAGLEWLGARAYDPATRGFLSTDPLAPVLGAGWDGNPYAYAGNNPLNTTDPTGLRPLTDEDLKAYDGSSRGALAAAGDWLGDNWEYLAGGAMVIAGGVLMATGVGGPVGLALVGAGADTIIQKATTGSVNWGQVALTGAVGVVAGPLAGKVSSVVTAGLGRAGTAVSTQLLPAMGRAGSVVASGAARAGSAVSAVGSRVGTAVTAGVSRVSTGAGSYLSQLSAQQMGRAALTNGISGGLGNTGMYFVTNPRGEWTPSGIIGAAANGAMSGAISSQAGYLSTPISGLPSRITQYAVASGGSLVGGSVDHLISGENYGAYEVFFDGTAGAVSSHFPGASNLDSNPGWMTHSLAAYGGAHVGAIVESAKSVSGELIERGIGVEAW, encoded by the coding sequence GTGACCGAGTTCGTTGAGATGGCGTTGTTGCCTGATTCCGATGCTGGTCATGGTGGCCGGTTTGTGTACGGGGTTGCCGAGTCGGTGAAGGGTGCTTTTGAGTCCGCAGCGTCGCGGGTTTTGGAGCTTTCGGGCTCACGGGGCCCGTTGGTTTCGGGTGCGGGGGAGGATTTCCGGGGGCATTTCTCGGAAGTGTTCGCCGCGAACGCGGCCACCGCTGCCCGGGACGCGGCGGAGTTGGCGGCGGCGTTGCGGACGGTGGCCGGGTATGTGGGGACCATGATCGACGCGGCGCGGGAGGAGGATGCCCGGCGTCGGCGGAACAACGAGTGGGTGCGGCGGCATAACAACCGCAATCTTTTCGAGCTGATCGGGGATGCGTGGGGTGGTGAGGCGCCGCGTCCGAATATGGAGCCCGGTTCAGCGCCGTCGTTCCCTTCCGAGTCCCCGGTGCCGGGGTCCCGGCAGACCCCGGGCCCGGGTGGCGGGTACGGAGGCGGGACGTCCTCGGCCCGTCCGGAGTCGTTGCGTTCGTTCGCGGCGTCCTCGCGTGGCCTGGATGACGGGATCGCGTCGGTTCCGGGGTCCTTGGAGGGGGAGTTGTCTTCGTTCGCGGCGCAGTGTTCCTGGGGCCGGATCGACGCTTCCGGTGTGGTGACGGCGTTCCGGGAGTATTTGCGATTGAATGAGGCGGACGCGGCGTGGGCGGTGGTGGTCGCCGACGCGTTCGCTGCCGCCGGCAGCGAGGGGGCGGTGTCGACCCTGTCGGACGCGGCGGTGAACGAAGCGTTGGCCGCGGCCGGGGTGTCCGGGACCCGGACCGGGTTGGTCATTGACCCGCCCACCGCGGCGGGGGCGATGCCCACCAGTGGGTATGCGAATGATCCGGTGAACACGGCCACGGGGAACTTCATTGAACCCGAAACCGATTTGGGGTTCGCCGGGGCGGGAGCTGACCTGGCGGTGACCCGGATGTATAACTCCCTCGGCTCGGGTTTAGCGGCGCCGGGGGTGTTTGGCCCTGGGTGGGCCTCGGTCCTGGACCAGCACCTGGCCTTCTCGGATGAGGGTTGCCGGTGGGTGATGGCTGATGGGCGGGCGGTGGACTTCCCCCGCGAAGGGGCCGGCTGGGCCCGCGCCGTCGGGGAGAATTACTGGCTCAGCCGCGAAGATGCCAGCACACCGTGGTTGGCGGAGCTGACCTCCATCCCTGCGGGTGTGTCTGAGGTGTTGGTCGTGGCCGATAACCAGGGCACCTGGTGGGCTTACACGACCGGCGGGGTGTGGCTCGGGACCGGGGCCGCACCCGGCCGCACCATCTCCGCCCACCGCGGTGACGGTCTCGATGGTGGTGGGACGGGGGTGGTTGTCCGGTTGGTGCATGTGCGGGGCCGGTTCGTGGAGTTTGATTACGTCGACGGTGTGGTTGGTGTGGTGCGTTCCTCGGACGGGCGCCGGGTTGAGTACGGGTACGACGCCGAGGGGCGTTTGGTCACCGTGGGGACGGAGACCGGCACGCGCACGTATCGGTGGAACGAGGCCGGTCTGATCGGCTCGGTGGTGTCTGCTGCGGGGGTGGTCGAGGCCGAGAATACCTATGACGAGGCCGGCCGGGTGGTCTTGCAGGTCACACAGCATGGGCGGCGGACACGGTTCGCGTATTTACCGGGCCGGGTCACGGTGGTCTCCGATGAGGACGGATCCCGGTCGAACTCCTGGGTCGCCGATTCCAAGGGCCGCCTGGTGGGGGTGTTGGACGCGGAGGACCGGCGCCAGTCCATGTCTTATGACGCGCACTCGAATCTGGTGTCGTTGACGGAGCGTGACGGGTCGGTCACGGTGCATGGCTATGACGCCCGGGGCCGGAAGATCCGCACCGTGACCCCGGAGGGCGCGGACCTGACGTATGGCTGGGACGACCAGGACCGTCTGACCACCCTGGTCACCGCGTCCGGTGCGACCGTGACCTACGAGTACGCCGACGAGATCTCCCGGGACCCGTCCGTGGTGGTGGACCCGCTGGGCGGCCGGACCGAGCTTCAGTGGCGGGACGGGCTCCTGACCCAGGTGACGGACCCGGTGGGGGTCACGATCGGTTTTGAGTACGACGACTTCGGGGACCTCATCGGAACCCGCAACGCTGCCGGTGACACCGCGAGGATCGTGCGGGACCAGGCGGGCAGGCCGGTCACCGCGGTGAGCCCGTCGGGGGCGATGACCCGGTTCAGTTATGACGCTGCGGGGGTGTTGGTGCGCCGCCAAGATCCGGATGGGGCGGTGTGGGCTTTTGAGCACGATACCGCGGGCCGGATCACCGCGGTGATCGCCCCGGATGGGGGCCGGACCGTGTTCGGGTACGCCCCTAATGGTGAACTGGTGAGCACCACGGACCCGCTCGGCCGGGTCGTGGAGCGGGTGTTTGATGAGCTCGGGAACCTCACCGCGGCGGTGTTGCCGGACGGGGCGTCGTGGGGGTTCATCCACGACAACCTCTCCCGGCTCGTCTCGGTGACGGACCCTGCCGGGCATGACTGGGCGCGGGAGTACGACACGGTCGGTGCCCTGACCGCCGTCGTGGATCCGACCGGTGTCCGGACCGGGGCGGTGACGGACCGGAGGGCCGGGACCGCGTCCCTGACCGACGCCTTCACCACCAACACCTTCAGTTTTGATGAGTACGGCCGCCCCACGAAAGTCGAATCTGTCGACGGTTCCGCGGAGCTGGTCTCTTATGACGCGGCGGGGAACCCTGTCGAGTTGGTCGATGGTGAGGGCGGGTTGACGGTCCTGGGCCGTGACGCGGCGGGGAAGATCACCTCGATCACCTCCCCGACCGGGGCGGTGACCCGGTTCGAGTACGACCATTGCGGCCGACCGTTCCGCAGTATTGACCCGGTCGGGGCCGTCACAGTGCTCTCCTACGACCCGGACCAGCGCCTGACGGCGAGGAGACTGCCGGGCGGGGAGGTCGAAACCTTCGCCTACGACGCGTGCGGCAGGTTGACCGCGAAGCACACTCCGGGGGAGGGCACGGCCCGGTACGGGTACGACAAGTGCGGGCGGCTGAGTTTCTCCCAGGATCCCTGGTACGGGACCCGCCGCTTCACCTACAACACCGCCGGGGAACTGGTGGCCACGACGAACGGGGTCGGGGGCAGGACCCGGTTCGAGTACGACACCCGCGGCCGCCTCACCCGCATCACCGACCCCACCGGTGGGGTCACCACCCGCACCTACACGGCCACGGACCAGGTCGAGACGGTCACGGACCCGCTCGGCCGTGTCACGACCGCCACCTATGACCCGGCCGGGCGGCAGATCTCCCAAACGAACCCGGACGGCCACACGACCACCTGGACCTATGATGCTGCCGGGCGGGAAGCGACCACCTCGGTGGACGGTTCCCTGATCACCGCCATCACCCGCGACCTTCCCGCCCGCAGGGTTCTCATCACGGATCACACCGGCGGGGCCGGGTACGCGGTCGAACACGAACTGTGCTTCGACCGCCGCGGCCACCTCACCCGCCGCACCACCGGTGACCAGACACTGACGTGGGAGTACGACGGGGACGGGAACCGGACCGGTTTCACCACCGGCGCCGGGACCACCACCTACACCCGCGACCCCGCCGGCAGGGTCACGGCCGTGTCGAACCCGTTGCTCGGGGACGCCACGTTCACCCACGATGCCTCCGGGCGCATCGTTTCGGCGACCGCCGGGAACTACGCACAGTCGTGGGTTTACCGGGACGGGGCACTGATCGAGCACACCCGCACCACCACCGATGACCCGGGGTCTGCTGATGTGACCCTGATCGGCCGGGAGGACGGCGGCAGGATCACTGCCCTGTCCCGGGGCGGGGCCACCACCCGGTACGGGTACGACACCGCCGGGCAACTCACCACCGCCAAAACAGGAACCACTTCTGCGGTGGTGGGGTGGGAGTACGACGCCGGTGGGCGGCTGCTCCGCGAAACCACCCCCACCGGGGCACGCACCTTCGCCTATGACGCCGCAGGCCAGCTCTCCGCTGTGACGGAACCTGACGGTGCCCGGACCGGGTATGTGTATGACGGGTTGGGCCGCCGGGTACGGGCGATCGGGCCGGACGGGTCCTGGACCGAATACGCGTGGGGTCCCACCGGCTACCTCACCGGCACCCTCGAAAAGGACCGGGACGGGGCCGAACAAGCCCGGCACCGGTTGCACGTTGACGCGCTCGGTGAACTCGCCGCCGTGAACGGCACACCGTTGTGGTGGGACACCGCCGCACCCGTCCCGACCCTCGCCGGTGCTAACAGCACCCAGGTGTTGTCCCTGCCCGGCGGTGTCACCGGCATCGGCGACGCTTTCACCGCGCCCGGGTGGCGTGCCGCCCGCCCCACCGACCAACACGACCCCTGGGCCGCCCTCGGCACCCCCACCAACCCCACCCCCGGTAGCCCCGCAACAAACGGTGCCGGGCCGGCTGGGGCCGGTGTTGGCGCCGGGCTGGGTGGTGTGTTGCCCGCCGGGGTCTCCTTGACCGCCGGTGGCGGGATCGACATCGCGGGACTGGAATGGCTCGGCGCCAGGGCGTATGACCCGGCCACCCGGGGGTTCCTCTCCACCGACCCCCTCGCCCCGGTCCTCGGCGCGGGTTGGGACGGGAACCCCTACGCCTACGCCGGGAACAACCCCCTCAACACCACCGACCCCACCGGCCTGCGACCCCTCACGGACGAGGACCTGAAAGCCTACGACGGCTCCTCCCGCGGCGCCCTCGCCGCAGCAGGAGACTGGCTCGGCGACAACTGGGAGTATTTGGCCGGTGGTGCGATGGTGATCGCCGGCGGTGTGTTGATGGCTACCGGTGTTGGTGGGCCGGTTGGTTTGGCGTTGGTTGGTGCGGGCGCTGACACGATTATTCAGAAAGCGACCACCGGTTCGGTCAATTGGGGTCAGGTGGCGTTGACGGGTGCTGTTGGTGTGGTTGCGGGGCCGTTGGCTGGGAAGGTCAGCAGCGTTGTGACGGCAGGGCTCGGTCGGGCTGGTACGGCGGTGAGTACGCAGTTGCTTCCTGCGATGGGCCGTGCGGGCTCGGTGGTTGCGTCGGGTGCGGCCAGGGCAGGATCTGCTGTGTCGGCTGTGGGTTCGCGTGTTGGCACTGCGGTCACTGCGGGGGTGTCCCGCGTCAGTACCGGTGCGGGGAGTTACTTATCGCAATTGTCGGCCCAGCAGATGGGCCGGGCGGCACTGACGAATGGGATATCGGGGGGACTGGGCAACACAGGCATGTACTTCGTGACAAATCCTCGTGGGGAGTGGACTCCAAGTGGCATCATTGGTGCCGCAGCAAACGGCGCAATGAGCGGAGCAATAAGTTCCCAGGCAGGATACCTGTCGACTCCTATTAGTGGCCTGCCCTCGCGAATTACACAGTATGCTGTCGCCTCGGGCGGATCTCTAGTTGGCGGCTCGGTGGACCACCTAATCAGCGGCGAGAACTATGGCGCTTATGAAGTGTTTTTTGACGGTACAGCAGGCGCGGTCAGTTCGCACTTCCCCGGGGCCTCCAATCTGGACTCTAATCCAGGCTGGATGACGCACTCTTTGGCAGCGTACGGCGGTGCGCATGTTGGGGCTATCGTTGAGAGTGCTAAATCTGTGAGCGGGGAGCTTATCGAAAGAGGAATTGGAGTAGAAGCGTGGTAA
- a CDS encoding DUF805 domain-containing protein, which produces MKTVDSAGGGVAEVTGSGELAGPLYGASFGKSVKRFFAKYAKFAGRASRSEFWWSQLFVFLVMVVPYLMMTIGFVASTAWAQQNPKVQSMGFDPATGKEVFYEAAPGIVNAPAGGLMVAGFILVVVLGLAIVVPQLSLLWRRLHDANLPGPLAFVGLVPMVGGLAVLILALMPSKAEGRRFDLR; this is translated from the coding sequence ATGAAGACCGTTGATTCTGCAGGCGGAGGCGTAGCGGAGGTTACAGGTTCGGGCGAGCTGGCTGGTCCTCTATATGGAGCGTCGTTTGGTAAGTCGGTGAAGCGGTTCTTTGCCAAGTATGCGAAGTTCGCTGGTCGCGCCTCGCGGAGTGAGTTCTGGTGGAGTCAGCTTTTCGTTTTCCTGGTGATGGTGGTCCCATACCTCATGATGACCATCGGGTTCGTGGCCAGTACTGCCTGGGCTCAGCAGAACCCTAAGGTGCAATCCATGGGTTTCGATCCGGCCACCGGGAAAGAAGTGTTCTATGAGGCCGCTCCTGGTATTGTGAACGCCCCGGCTGGCGGCCTCATGGTGGCAGGTTTCATTCTCGTCGTCGTTCTGGGGCTGGCCATTGTGGTGCCGCAGCTGTCGTTGCTTTGGCGGCGTTTGCATGATGCAAATCTTCCGGGTCCGCTTGCGTTCGTTGGGCTTGTTCCGATGGTCGGCGGACTGGCTGTTTTGATTCTGGCGCTTATGCCGTCCAAGGCGGAAGGCCGGCGCTTCGACCTCCGCTGA
- a CDS encoding 6-pyruvoyl trahydropterin synthase family protein: protein MFSLTVRRHFMVAHSLPREAFGPAQGLHGATFVAEVSFRRPDLNDDAIVLDIGAAGGILEEILADLNYKNLDEHPAFKGKLSTTEALAKHIADAMAARIQDTEDGPALSGIDVVLRENPDAWAGYSLELPAK, encoded by the coding sequence ATGTTCAGCCTGACCGTCCGACGCCACTTCATGGTCGCCCACAGCCTTCCCCGCGAAGCCTTCGGCCCGGCGCAAGGTCTCCACGGGGCCACGTTCGTTGCCGAAGTCAGCTTCCGCCGCCCGGACCTCAACGACGACGCGATCGTTCTGGACATCGGTGCGGCCGGCGGCATCCTGGAAGAAATCCTGGCGGACCTGAACTACAAGAACCTCGACGAGCACCCGGCTTTCAAGGGCAAGCTCTCCACCACCGAGGCACTTGCCAAGCACATCGCCGACGCCATGGCCGCCCGGATCCAGGACACTGAAGACGGCCCCGCGCTCAGCGGCATCGACGTCGTCCTCCGCGAAAACCCGGACGCTTGGGCCGGCTATTCGCTGGAGCTCCCGGCCAAGTAG
- a CDS encoding glycosyltransferase family 4 protein, which translates to MHVRFLVPGNVRHGSGGNKYNAKLSEHLTALGGDVETVSVDGDWPVGSPADRQRFAEALDGGATVIADGLVASGAPDEVARAVGDGTKVWILSHMALAEHRELEAKALASATGIICPSAHSAAELVAKHGALDVVVARPGAASAGAGAGSAPKHIVSVAALLPNKSQTLLVEALSRLQDLEWTASLIGSHDADPAYAAKVRDAVEHHGLQHRITLTGELTGQELEDHWHKADLSVLLSQSESFGMVVTESLAHGIPVIVRQGTGAVEALGGTGAGAALDLNDPNNLAMTLRNWLTDPALQQRWRSNALQAREHLPSWDTTAATVLKAIT; encoded by the coding sequence ATGCACGTCCGCTTCCTGGTCCCGGGGAACGTCCGCCACGGCTCCGGCGGCAACAAGTACAACGCCAAGCTGTCGGAACACCTGACCGCCTTAGGCGGGGACGTTGAGACTGTATCGGTCGACGGCGATTGGCCGGTTGGCAGCCCAGCGGACAGGCAGCGGTTCGCGGAAGCGCTCGACGGCGGTGCGACAGTGATTGCCGACGGCTTGGTGGCGAGTGGGGCCCCGGATGAGGTTGCACGCGCAGTGGGTGATGGAACCAAGGTCTGGATCCTGTCCCACATGGCTTTGGCGGAGCACCGCGAACTCGAAGCCAAGGCGCTGGCTTCAGCAACGGGCATCATCTGCCCCAGCGCCCATTCAGCAGCGGAATTGGTGGCCAAGCACGGGGCACTGGATGTGGTGGTGGCGAGGCCGGGCGCAGCATCGGCCGGTGCCGGTGCTGGATCCGCACCGAAGCACATCGTCTCGGTGGCCGCATTGCTTCCCAACAAGAGCCAAACGCTTTTGGTCGAGGCCCTCAGCCGGTTACAAGACCTGGAATGGACCGCGTCCCTGATCGGCTCCCACGACGCCGACCCGGCGTACGCGGCAAAGGTGAGGGACGCCGTCGAACATCACGGGCTGCAGCATCGCATCACCTTGACCGGCGAACTGACGGGCCAGGAACTTGAAGACCACTGGCACAAAGCCGACCTCAGCGTCCTCCTGTCGCAGTCGGAGTCGTTCGGCATGGTGGTGACGGAATCGTTGGCCCATGGCATCCCGGTGATCGTCCGTCAGGGGACTGGTGCGGTCGAAGCCTTGGGCGGCACCGGCGCTGGTGCGGCGCTGGACCTCAACGACCCCAACAACCTGGCGATGACTCTCCGGAACTGGCTGACCGACCCAGCCCTTCAACAGCGCTGGCGCAGCAACGCGCTCCAGGCCCGGGAGCACCTCCCGAGCTGGGACACCACGGCCGCGACGGTCCTGAAAGCCATCACGTAG
- a CDS encoding pyrophosphorylase, with amino-acid sequence MSRVLSTEQAKAAIGQVQSIITGGFTDQISALDAQGRVLSDPNVWDGPLAAEFRGSTWPETKAALDKAREELEQLRGQLQKISQDIFSAGGGA; translated from the coding sequence ATGTCGCGTGTGTTGTCTACTGAGCAGGCCAAGGCTGCTATTGGTCAGGTGCAGTCGATTATTACTGGTGGTTTTACGGATCAGATTTCTGCGTTGGATGCCCAGGGTCGTGTGTTGTCGGATCCGAATGTGTGGGATGGTCCGTTGGCTGCTGAGTTCCGTGGTTCGACGTGGCCGGAGACGAAGGCTGCGTTGGATAAGGCGCGGGAGGAGTTGGAGCAGTTGCGGGGTCAGTTGCAGAAGATTTCGCAGGATATTTTCTCGGCTGGTGGCGGGGCTTGA
- a CDS encoding DNA glycosylase AlkZ-like family protein, with protein MTTSAPPAATLTPERLRAWAWHKQGLDGSLQGKTSGEVLDHAGWARSVGGANPYLTLFARAGISREQADRDVKALRIHELPTARGCTYVLGQSDYPWALQIGRDAAIAPFKVLARLGVDRAEITLLEDQVEHVLQESSEPMDPKQLRDVLGDSVRSLGEEGKKKGASTTLPTALGLLQADGRIRRVPINGRLDQQRYAYTGWGLQPSGMDDDGARRLLIERYLRWTGGATLKQSQWFTGFTVTQSKAALAAVGAVEVPTTTGDVLWMLPADVDRLAGFEEPGDEQIQLLAGTDSLVLHRRNSADMFDDEDKGKKVLDTTLALQADLPDHPILDRGRIIGLWQYDPGKERIAAWTFDKPTPAVSKRIAEVETWIREELGDFRSFSLDSPASRQVRIDALDEAAGR; from the coding sequence ATGACCACCAGCGCTCCTCCCGCAGCAACCCTCACGCCCGAGCGCCTCCGCGCCTGGGCCTGGCACAAGCAAGGCCTCGACGGATCACTGCAAGGAAAGACGTCCGGGGAAGTCCTGGACCACGCAGGCTGGGCCCGTTCGGTGGGTGGTGCCAACCCTTATCTCACGCTCTTTGCGCGGGCGGGCATCAGCCGCGAGCAGGCGGACAGGGACGTCAAAGCACTGAGGATCCACGAACTCCCCACCGCCCGCGGATGCACGTATGTCTTGGGCCAAAGCGACTACCCGTGGGCCCTTCAGATCGGCCGCGACGCCGCCATAGCGCCCTTCAAGGTGCTCGCCCGGCTGGGTGTTGACCGTGCTGAGATCACCCTCCTGGAGGACCAGGTGGAGCACGTACTTCAGGAATCCAGCGAGCCCATGGACCCCAAGCAGCTCCGGGACGTCCTCGGCGATTCCGTCCGCAGCCTGGGGGAGGAAGGCAAGAAGAAGGGGGCCTCCACCACACTGCCAACTGCCCTCGGGCTGCTGCAGGCGGATGGCCGTATCCGCCGCGTGCCCATCAACGGCCGCCTCGATCAACAACGCTACGCCTACACCGGTTGGGGCCTTCAGCCCAGCGGGATGGACGACGACGGCGCCCGCCGCCTGCTGATCGAACGGTACCTGCGGTGGACTGGGGGAGCGACGCTCAAACAGAGTCAGTGGTTCACTGGCTTCACGGTCACCCAAAGCAAGGCTGCGCTCGCCGCCGTTGGCGCCGTCGAGGTGCCAACAACAACTGGCGACGTGCTGTGGATGCTGCCCGCCGACGTCGACCGTTTGGCTGGCTTCGAAGAGCCGGGCGACGAGCAGATCCAGCTGCTGGCAGGCACCGATTCACTGGTCCTCCACAGGAGGAACTCTGCGGACATGTTCGACGACGAGGACAAGGGCAAGAAGGTACTGGACACCACCCTGGCGCTCCAGGCCGACCTCCCGGACCACCCCATCCTGGACCGCGGAAGGATCATCGGCCTGTGGCAGTACGATCCCGGCAAAGAACGCATCGCAGCGTGGACCTTCGACAAGCCCACGCCGGCGGTCAGCAAACGGATCGCGGAAGTGGAAACCTGGATCCGGGAGGAGCTGGGTGACTTCCGGTCGTTCAGCCTGGACTCGCCTGCATCACGCCAAGTGCGGATCGACGCCCTGGACGAGGCCGCAGGACGCTGA
- a CDS encoding zinc-dependent alcohol dehydrogenase — MTISREQEHEPGLQAHAYWVTKTGDGEMRTETIAAPQEGEALVRTLYTGVSRGTERVVHEGRVPERVADLMQAPHQEGDFPGPVKYGYLSVGTVEQGPEEWIGKTVFSLHPHQDLYVVPTSNLTVIPEDVPAKRAVLTGIVEVAINALWEAGPRLGDRVAVVGGGLVGGVLATLLRKYPLGRLQMVDADPEKQKLAQTLGIDFALPENAKDDNDIVFHCSASNEGLKLSLQLAGDDSDVIELSWFADKEVTLPLGEDFHARRLNIRSSQVGAVALPRRHRRTNAQRLQEAANQLKDPLFDTFLTSECQFRNLPATLAKLFEQPGGFCHVVAYPNPED, encoded by the coding sequence ATGACTATCTCGCGTGAACAGGAACACGAACCAGGACTCCAAGCCCACGCCTATTGGGTCACCAAGACAGGCGATGGTGAAATGCGCACCGAAACGATCGCAGCTCCCCAGGAAGGCGAAGCCCTGGTCAGGACCCTCTACACAGGCGTAAGCCGGGGCACCGAGCGCGTGGTCCACGAAGGCCGCGTCCCGGAACGGGTGGCTGACCTGATGCAGGCACCGCACCAGGAAGGCGACTTCCCCGGCCCTGTGAAGTACGGCTACCTGAGCGTCGGCACGGTAGAGCAAGGCCCGGAGGAATGGATCGGCAAAACAGTCTTCAGCCTCCACCCGCACCAAGACCTCTACGTTGTTCCCACCAGCAACCTCACCGTCATTCCTGAGGATGTGCCGGCCAAGCGCGCCGTCCTCACAGGCATCGTCGAAGTCGCCATCAACGCCCTCTGGGAAGCGGGGCCGCGCCTGGGTGACCGTGTCGCCGTCGTCGGTGGTGGTTTGGTGGGCGGCGTCCTGGCGACGCTCCTGCGGAAGTACCCGCTCGGTCGTCTGCAGATGGTCGACGCGGACCCGGAAAAGCAAAAACTCGCGCAAACACTCGGCATCGATTTCGCCCTCCCCGAAAACGCGAAAGACGACAACGACATCGTCTTCCACTGCTCCGCGTCCAACGAGGGCCTCAAACTGAGCCTCCAACTTGCCGGCGACGACTCGGACGTCATCGAACTCTCCTGGTTCGCGGACAAGGAAGTCACCCTCCCGCTCGGCGAGGACTTCCACGCCCGCAGGCTCAACATCCGCTCCAGCCAGGTCGGCGCCGTGGCCCTCCCAAGAAGGCACCGGCGAACCAACGCGCAGCGCCTGCAGGAAGCGGCGAACCAGTTGAAAGATCCGCTGTTCGACACGTTCCTGACCAGCGAATGCCAGTTCCGGAACCTGCCCGCCACTCTCGCTAAATTATTCGAACAGCCCGGCGGCTTCTGCCATGTGGTCGCATACCCAAACCCGGAGGATTAA